From Permianibacter aggregans, a single genomic window includes:
- a CDS encoding DEAD/DEAH box helicase: MNVALHTLLDTFRQHAKTEREKGNYFERLVKTYLLNEPSYKDLFNGQVYLWEEWRVHCMKSGQSDPGVDAGIDLVAVEYVKENPRIFAIQAKFYDESAKIRKGDGIDSFFSAMGKKPYTNGLLFLTTYSASHHVLELVQARDKPINIISLSDLETSVIDWSQYQPEKPQTIKPKKSLRDHQKTAVHKVIAGLKESDRGKLIMACGTGKTFTSLKIAEQLAGKGGRVLFLVPSLSLLSQTLTEWTQESETPLHSFAVCSDSDVGKKKDADDVQMLMHELRYPATTEPRRLAEEMTKRHDDQHMSVVFSTYHSINVISEAQKDYHLANFDLIICDEAHRTTGATFESEDESNFVKVHDANFIRSTKRLYMTATPRIYGELAKAKAESDNVALCSMDDPALYGRELHVITFSEAVQRGLLCDYKVLVLSVEESHINRRLQELFKDEDNQLKVDDAAKIIGCWKALAKQGMAENLSGDTDPMKRAVAFCQVIEANYKGKTHKVSSKNIAAMFQKVVEAYQEQEEIEPAAQLICEAEHIDGSMNASEKESKLQWLKAETPENTCRILSNVRCLSEGVDVPALDAVLFLTPRNSQVDVVQSVGRVMRNAPGKKRGYVILPVVIPAGLEPHEALNDNNTYKVVWQVLQALRSHDDRFDAMVNKMDLDLNRKIMSKMEVIAITDKIQPKQRKATGTTNRESGKGQYGIGKQYDKPGQITQNYELAYEVGEIERAIYAKVVEKCGNRHHWEDWANDIARIANTHIDRIKGILANPENKNEIKAFNEFATELRDDLNNSISDGDIIEMLAQHLITKPVFDALFADYSFTSHNPMSQAMQGVLDALQEHRLNKEADTLESFYASVKMRAEGIESAQGKQKIVVELYDKFFRNAFPKMTDRLGIVYTPVEVVDFIIQSVNHILKTEFGQTLGSKGIHIIDPFTGTGTFITRLLQSGLIKPEELPHKYLHEIHANEIVLLAYYIAAINIESVYHSLVGGDYQPFEGICLTDTFQMYEKEDLVDALLVDNSARRKRQKKLDIRVIIGNPPYSAGQTSANDNNQNVAYPGLDERIRSTYAERSKATLKNALYDSYIRAIRWASDRIGSSGVIGFVTNAGFLEANTADGLRKCLTEEFSSIYIFHLRGNQRTQGEQSRKEGGKIFGSGSRAPIAISLLVKNPAATQQGHIYFHDIGDYLKREEKLEIISAFASIEGITEAGGWQAITPNEHGDWLSQRDDSFSEFIDLGDKKSPSNVLFSNYSSGVKTNRDAWCYNASQNSVKINMENMINFYNSEVSRFQHALNGADETFPSKSINDFINTDPTKISWDHAQKIGVERGRLGKFTESHIVKSLYRPFTKNWLYFDRFFNNRVYQMPRIFPDAEVENLVICVSGVGARSFSTLITDTLPCLDNIEKGQCFPLYLYESAESGNEQESDESTQEEIFANSNAAEASGYTRKEALTDEGLAHFQKAYPGEKISKEDVFFYVYGLLHSPDYRERYADNLSKELPRIPCVKKASDFWRFSKAGRELATLHVNYDSVKPYPVKLEVSGKRSMKQLEESDYRVEKMKFASKGDKSSVIYNAHITIKEIPAEAWEYVVNGKAALDWVMERQCVKTDKASGIVNDANDWAIETMGNPKYPLELFQRVITVSVETIKIVTALPKLDI, encoded by the coding sequence ATGAACGTCGCCTTGCACACCCTATTGGACACCTTTCGCCAACACGCCAAAACAGAGCGTGAGAAAGGCAATTATTTTGAAAGGCTGGTCAAAACATACTTGCTAAACGAACCCAGTTACAAAGACTTGTTCAATGGCCAGGTCTACTTATGGGAAGAGTGGCGTGTCCACTGCATGAAAAGCGGCCAATCCGATCCGGGCGTAGATGCGGGTATTGATCTGGTCGCGGTTGAATACGTTAAAGAAAATCCACGTATTTTCGCGATTCAAGCAAAATTCTATGACGAGTCAGCAAAAATCCGTAAAGGCGATGGCATAGATTCATTCTTTAGTGCCATGGGCAAAAAGCCTTATACCAACGGTTTATTGTTTCTCACGACATACAGCGCCAGCCATCATGTGCTTGAGCTGGTACAAGCGCGTGATAAGCCGATCAACATCATTTCCCTTTCCGATCTGGAAACGAGCGTTATTGATTGGAGCCAGTATCAGCCAGAAAAGCCACAGACAATAAAGCCGAAAAAGTCCCTTCGTGACCATCAAAAAACAGCCGTACACAAAGTCATCGCCGGACTAAAAGAATCTGACCGGGGCAAGCTTATTATGGCCTGCGGTACAGGAAAAACCTTTACCAGCCTGAAGATCGCTGAACAACTGGCCGGCAAAGGTGGTCGAGTGCTGTTTCTCGTACCAAGCTTATCGCTGCTTTCCCAAACACTTACGGAATGGACGCAAGAGAGCGAAACGCCGTTGCACAGCTTTGCGGTGTGCTCCGATAGCGATGTCGGGAAGAAAAAGGACGCCGATGACGTACAGATGCTCATGCATGAGCTTCGCTACCCGGCGACAACGGAGCCAAGGCGTTTAGCAGAAGAAATGACCAAACGCCACGACGACCAACACATGAGTGTGGTGTTCAGCACCTATCACTCAATTAACGTCATCAGCGAAGCGCAGAAAGACTACCACCTGGCCAACTTTGACCTAATCATTTGCGACGAGGCACATAGGACTACAGGCGCCACATTCGAAAGTGAAGACGAAAGCAATTTCGTTAAGGTCCACGACGCAAACTTCATTCGGTCTACAAAGCGTCTCTATATGACGGCGACGCCGCGAATCTACGGAGAGCTTGCAAAAGCCAAGGCAGAAAGCGACAACGTCGCACTCTGTTCAATGGATGACCCAGCGCTATACGGCAGGGAACTGCATGTCATTACTTTCTCTGAGGCCGTACAGAGGGGGCTACTCTGTGACTACAAAGTACTGGTGCTGTCGGTCGAAGAGAGTCACATCAACCGTCGCCTGCAGGAACTATTCAAGGATGAGGATAATCAGTTAAAAGTTGATGACGCGGCCAAGATTATCGGATGTTGGAAAGCGTTGGCTAAGCAAGGCATGGCCGAAAATCTCTCTGGCGACACCGACCCGATGAAACGGGCCGTGGCATTTTGCCAGGTCATTGAAGCCAACTATAAAGGCAAGACGCACAAAGTAAGCTCAAAAAACATCGCTGCGATGTTCCAAAAGGTTGTCGAGGCTTATCAGGAACAAGAGGAAATCGAACCCGCTGCCCAGCTTATTTGTGAGGCGGAACATATCGACGGTAGCATGAATGCCAGCGAAAAGGAGTCAAAGCTTCAGTGGCTCAAGGCCGAAACTCCAGAAAATACCTGCCGAATCTTATCTAATGTTCGATGCTTGAGCGAAGGCGTTGACGTGCCCGCGTTGGACGCCGTGTTGTTTCTTACTCCACGTAATTCACAAGTTGATGTAGTACAGTCTGTCGGACGGGTTATGCGTAACGCCCCGGGTAAAAAACGGGGTTATGTCATTCTGCCAGTAGTTATCCCGGCTGGACTGGAGCCGCATGAAGCCCTGAACGACAACAATACCTACAAAGTTGTATGGCAAGTGTTACAAGCATTGCGCTCACACGATGACCGCTTCGATGCCATGGTCAATAAAATGGACCTGGATTTGAACAGGAAAATCATGTCGAAAATGGAAGTTATTGCCATTACCGACAAGATTCAACCCAAACAAAGAAAAGCAACTGGAACAACCAACAGAGAAAGTGGAAAAGGCCAATACGGCATTGGCAAACAATACGACAAGCCTGGCCAAATAACCCAGAATTACGAACTAGCCTATGAGGTGGGAGAGATCGAACGCGCCATCTACGCCAAAGTAGTGGAAAAATGCGGCAACCGCCACCATTGGGAAGACTGGGCCAATGACATCGCAAGAATTGCGAACACCCACATTGACCGAATAAAAGGAATTCTGGCTAATCCTGAAAACAAAAATGAAATTAAAGCATTTAACGAGTTCGCTACGGAACTACGAGATGACCTGAACAATAGCATTTCGGATGGCGACATCATTGAAATGTTGGCTCAACATCTCATCACTAAACCTGTATTTGATGCACTCTTTGCTGATTACAGCTTTACCAGCCACAACCCGATGAGTCAGGCGATGCAAGGCGTACTAGATGCATTGCAAGAGCACCGACTAAACAAAGAGGCGGATACCCTGGAGAGCTTCTATGCCAGTGTAAAAATGCGCGCAGAAGGCATCGAAAGCGCACAGGGAAAACAAAAAATCGTAGTCGAGCTTTACGATAAGTTCTTCAGAAATGCCTTTCCTAAAATGACAGACCGTCTGGGTATTGTTTATACCCCAGTTGAGGTCGTGGACTTTATCATTCAAAGCGTTAATCACATTCTGAAAACTGAGTTTGGACAAACTCTCGGCAGCAAAGGCATTCATATCATCGACCCTTTTACGGGAACGGGCACATTTATAACCCGTCTCTTGCAGAGCGGTTTAATCAAACCAGAGGAACTGCCTCACAAGTATTTGCATGAAATTCACGCCAATGAGATCGTGTTATTGGCCTACTACATTGCAGCCATTAATATCGAGTCAGTCTATCACTCACTTGTTGGGGGTGACTATCAACCATTTGAGGGAATCTGTTTAACAGACACCTTCCAGATGTACGAAAAAGAAGACCTAGTGGACGCACTTCTGGTAGACAACAGTGCTCGTCGCAAACGTCAGAAAAAGCTAGATATTAGGGTAATCATCGGTAATCCGCCTTATTCCGCAGGGCAAACCAGCGCCAACGATAACAATCAAAATGTTGCGTACCCAGGTCTTGATGAGCGTATTCGTTCGACTTATGCCGAACGCTCAAAAGCAACTTTAAAAAATGCACTGTACGATAGCTACATACGCGCCATACGCTGGGCCTCTGACCGAATCGGCAGCAGCGGCGTCATAGGCTTTGTCACCAATGCGGGCTTTTTAGAAGCCAATACTGCTGATGGGCTTCGCAAATGCTTAACAGAAGAATTTTCCAGTATTTATATATTTCATCTTCGTGGCAACCAACGCACCCAAGGTGAACAATCACGCAAAGAAGGTGGCAAGATTTTCGGTAGCGGCAGCCGCGCTCCCATAGCCATTTCCCTATTGGTAAAAAATCCCGCAGCCACACAGCAAGGTCACATCTATTTTCATGACATTGGCGACTATTTAAAGAGAGAGGAGAAACTAGAAATAATTAGCGCTTTTGCCAGCATCGAAGGCATTACAGAAGCCGGCGGCTGGCAAGCCATTACGCCTAACGAGCATGGTGATTGGCTAAGCCAGCGCGATGACAGTTTTAGTGAATTCATAGATTTAGGCGATAAAAAGTCTCCATCGAATGTACTTTTTAGCAACTACTCTTCCGGAGTGAAAACAAACCGTGACGCCTGGTGTTACAACGCGAGCCAAAATTCGGTAAAAATTAACATGGAGAATATGATCAACTTTTATAACAGCGAGGTGAGTAGGTTTCAGCATGCATTAAATGGAGCGGACGAGACCTTTCCTAGTAAGTCGATCAATGACTTTATTAATACAGACCCTACAAAGATAAGCTGGGACCATGCCCAAAAAATCGGTGTAGAGAGGGGACGACTCGGCAAATTCACAGAGAGCCATATCGTGAAAAGTCTCTATAGACCATTTACAAAAAACTGGCTTTACTTCGATAGATTTTTTAATAACCGTGTTTATCAAATGCCCCGAATTTTCCCTGATGCGGAAGTAGAAAATTTGGTGATTTGTGTTTCAGGAGTTGGGGCAAGATCGTTCTCTACATTGATTACCGATACCTTACCCTGCTTAGATAACATAGAGAAAGGCCAGTGTTTTCCGCTTTATCTTTATGAGAGTGCGGAAAGCGGCAATGAGCAAGAATCGGACGAGTCTACCCAAGAAGAGATTTTCGCTAACTCTAATGCTGCGGAAGCAAGTGGATATACCCGTAAAGAAGCGCTTACCGATGAAGGCTTAGCGCATTTCCAGAAAGCTTATCCTGGCGAAAAGATCAGCAAGGAAGACGTGTTTTTTTACGTTTATGGCTTGCTGCATTCTCCTGATTACCGCGAACGCTATGCCGACAATTTAAGCAAAGAGTTACCGCGAATTCCTTGCGTTAAAAAAGCCAGCGACTTTTGGCGCTTTAGTAAAGCGGGCCGCGAGCTAGCTACTCTTCACGTCAATTACGATTCGGTGAAGCCTTATCCGGTAAAGCTGGAAGTAAGCGGGAAACGGAGCATGAAGCAGCTTGAAGAAAGCGACTACCGCGTTGAGAAGATGAAATTTGCCAGCAAGGGCGATAAATCCTCGGTCATATATAACGCCCATATCACCATTAAAGAGATTCCTGCTGAAGCCTGGGAATATGTCGTCAACGGAAAGGCAGCTCTCGACTGGGTCATGGAGCGGCAATGCGTTAAAACAGACAAAGCCAGCGGAATTGTCAACGATGCTAATGACTGGGCTATTGAAACAATGGGCAATCCTAAATATCCGCTTGAGCTTTTCCAGCGTGTGATTACCGTAAGCGTGGAAACGATAAAAATTGTAACGGCACTTCCTAAGCTAGATATTTAA
- a CDS encoding helix-turn-helix transcriptional regulator: protein MHKTIYRLPAVKIESGLSRSTLYLRIAQGLWTKPVSLGGRTVGWPACEVTTLNAARIAGESDDAIRVLVQKLEAKRKASQ, encoded by the coding sequence ATGCACAAGACAATCTACAGGCTTCCAGCAGTAAAAATCGAGTCTGGCCTTTCCCGTTCAACATTGTACCTACGCATTGCGCAGGGGCTTTGGACCAAACCTGTTTCTTTGGGGGGACGCACTGTTGGTTGGCCGGCATGCGAAGTGACCACCCTTAACGCAGCTCGGATCGCAGGGGAATCAGACGATGCCATTAGGGTCTTAGTGCAAAAGCTAGAAGCCAAGCGCAAGGCATCCCAGTGA
- a CDS encoding helix-turn-helix domain-containing protein, which translates to MSEKQGRRPRPSPNRVKIHRNYTVEEIAELFGVHKNTVREWIKKGLPLCDKRRPVIILGSALREFLSTQRSSRKRRCKPGELYCLKCREPRKPAGDMAEFRPVTDSVGNLLAICTVCETIMNQRISLAQLHNLKGKIDIAFTHPHRHIGDKQSPCVNSDFKVEAEK; encoded by the coding sequence GTGAGCGAAAAGCAAGGGAGACGCCCGCGCCCAAGCCCTAACCGAGTCAAGATACATCGCAACTACACGGTCGAAGAAATAGCCGAGTTGTTTGGTGTCCATAAGAACACGGTTCGCGAGTGGATTAAAAAAGGCTTGCCGCTATGTGATAAGCGGCGCCCCGTTATCATTCTTGGTAGCGCGCTAAGAGAGTTTCTAAGCACGCAGAGAAGCAGCAGGAAACGACGTTGCAAACCGGGGGAGCTGTATTGCCTGAAGTGCCGGGAGCCTCGAAAACCTGCTGGTGATATGGCTGAGTTTCGACCAGTCACGGATAGCGTTGGAAACTTGTTGGCCATTTGCACGGTATGCGAAACCATCATGAATCAGCGCATCAGCTTGGCTCAATTACATAACTTGAAGGGCAAAATCGACATCGCTTTCACGCATCCACATAGACATATAGGGGATAAGCAATCCCCCTGCGTAAACAGTGACTTCAAAGTGGAGGCTGAAAAATGA
- a CDS encoding tyrosine-type recombinase/integrase, protein MNKYHPENERIKRDYFCYLKEAKRQSDQTVDAVAKALARFEAYNKWRDFKAFQHQQAVAFKQHMTTQKGPTGEKLSKATLHATMAHLKRFFQWLAWQPGYKSRIQYSDAEYFNLSEKDVRVAKAKREKAAPTLEQIQHVIGSMPRDTEIERRNLTVIAFTLLTGARDGAIASAKLKHVDLAARTFFQDAREVNTKFSKTFTTTFFPVGESIEEIVSSWVRYLRDEKLWGLDDPLFPATAVEYDPASKQFEATRLSRKAWSSAAPIRAIFKEAFTKAGLPYSNPHSFRDTLVRLGEQICQSPEDFKAWSQNLGHEKVLTTFYSYGEVPPRQQSDIIKRLGQPRTDNFSLDAQAIAKAVAKEMVALGNSK, encoded by the coding sequence ATGAATAAGTACCACCCTGAAAATGAACGAATCAAACGTGATTACTTCTGCTATTTGAAAGAGGCAAAACGCCAAAGCGACCAGACAGTCGATGCGGTCGCCAAGGCTTTGGCACGATTTGAAGCCTACAACAAATGGCGGGACTTTAAAGCTTTTCAGCACCAGCAAGCGGTCGCATTTAAGCAGCACATGACCACGCAGAAAGGTCCGACTGGTGAAAAACTCAGTAAAGCAACACTGCATGCAACCATGGCGCACCTAAAGCGCTTTTTCCAGTGGCTTGCCTGGCAGCCGGGCTATAAGTCCCGCATTCAGTATTCTGATGCCGAGTACTTCAACCTCTCAGAAAAGGACGTTCGGGTTGCAAAGGCCAAACGGGAAAAAGCTGCGCCAACGCTGGAACAGATCCAGCATGTCATTGGGTCAATGCCACGCGATACTGAAATCGAACGGCGTAATCTTACGGTTATCGCCTTTACCCTACTGACCGGGGCACGAGACGGGGCCATTGCATCCGCGAAATTGAAGCATGTCGATTTAGCGGCAAGAACTTTTTTTCAGGACGCCAGGGAAGTGAATACCAAGTTCAGCAAGACATTCACTACCACCTTTTTTCCTGTTGGGGAGAGTATCGAAGAAATTGTCTCCAGTTGGGTTAGGTACCTCCGAGATGAAAAGCTCTGGGGGCTTGATGACCCGCTGTTCCCCGCAACGGCAGTGGAGTACGATCCCGCATCAAAGCAATTTGAGGCAACTAGATTGTCCCGAAAGGCGTGGAGTAGCGCCGCACCTATCCGCGCCATATTCAAAGAGGCCTTTACGAAAGCGGGCCTGCCCTACTCCAACCCGCACAGCTTTCGGGATACTCTAGTCAGATTGGGAGAACAGATATGTCAGAGCCCGGAAGATTTCAAAGCATGGAGCCAGAACCTGGGGCATGAAAAAGTGCTGACAACGTTTTACAGCTACGGCGAGGTTCCCCCTCGGCAGCAGTCAGACATCATAAAACGGCTCGGGCAGCCTCGGACCGACAATTTTTCTTTGGATGCTCAAGCAATAGCCAAGGCAGTTGCAAAAGAGATGGTGGCTTTGGGTAATAGTAAGTAA
- a CDS encoding patatin-like phospholipase family protein: MKFRPLTALFCCLLPLLGQATERPKIGVALSGGGARGGAHIGVLRAIEDAQIPIDCIAGTSMGATVAGMYAAGYSIDEIEKSFRELNWSVGFTDKTPRAELSYRRKQDDAGFLVDFDVGIREGEISLPRGVLVGQSLNLQLKLLTTRARHIHDFDQLPIPFRAIAADLTTGEAVILKDGDLADALHASAAIPGVYEPVERDGRLLVDGGVAQNLPVETVRELCADIVIAVDISTPMRNKDELNSLVDVLDQLSNMLTRRNTEASIATLQAPDVLIRPNLADYSASDFLRMGAIIESGYQTASAAIDKLEPIVALTGRVPRELANNGTPPVRVQKIKLDNQSQVDDVVILTRLKHHLGKPLDQQQLHTDLARLHGTGYFGFIDYRINVDEFNQATTVIEVNDHPLGPHFLRFDVAIEDSFRGDSEFTIGARHTYMPTNALGGEWRNEVQFGDRARIFTEWFQPWTYNGNWFSGLSLEWQRRKINLTDGERILAELKYTGTEAKLYGGYQYLTNAHVLAGIRSGTGDLKERIGITDINIPDLDTGEVFVEIGFDKLDHRYFPQHGRSGTLNVARGLQALGADEEYDKWTLNWFQASTRGRHTFGYQVLAGSFVSDVAPLQENYELGGFLRLSGFNRAELVGPHMRLFNVYYLNRLNTKASAALDTPIFLGASVELGNIWQQRENISVDDTVLAGSLFLGMDTTFGPLYLAYGVNDQNRDALYLFLGSPF, from the coding sequence GTGAAATTTCGCCCGCTTACTGCGCTGTTCTGCTGTCTGTTGCCACTACTCGGGCAGGCTACGGAACGCCCAAAAATCGGCGTCGCGCTATCCGGTGGCGGCGCCCGCGGCGGTGCCCATATCGGGGTGCTGAGGGCGATTGAAGACGCGCAAATCCCGATCGATTGCATCGCCGGCACCAGCATGGGCGCGACAGTCGCCGGCATGTATGCCGCCGGGTATTCGATTGATGAAATTGAAAAATCGTTTCGCGAGCTGAATTGGTCGGTTGGCTTTACCGACAAAACCCCACGCGCCGAACTCAGTTACCGGCGCAAGCAGGACGACGCCGGTTTTCTGGTCGATTTCGATGTCGGCATTCGCGAAGGCGAGATCTCGCTGCCGCGCGGCGTGCTGGTCGGCCAGTCCTTGAACCTGCAACTGAAGCTGCTGACCACCCGGGCCCGCCATATTCATGACTTCGACCAACTGCCGATTCCGTTTCGCGCCATTGCCGCCGATTTGACCACCGGCGAAGCCGTGATTCTGAAAGACGGCGATCTCGCCGATGCGCTGCACGCCAGCGCGGCGATTCCCGGCGTCTATGAGCCGGTCGAACGCGATGGCCGCTTGCTTGTTGATGGCGGCGTCGCGCAAAACCTGCCGGTGGAAACCGTGCGCGAACTCTGCGCCGATATCGTCATTGCCGTCGATATCTCGACACCGATGCGCAACAAAGATGAGCTGAATTCGCTGGTCGATGTGCTCGATCAATTGTCGAACATGCTGACCCGGCGCAACACTGAAGCCAGTATCGCCACGCTACAAGCGCCGGACGTGCTGATTCGCCCGAACCTCGCCGATTACAGCGCCAGCGATTTTCTGCGCATGGGCGCCATCATTGAAAGCGGTTATCAAACCGCCTCGGCCGCCATCGACAAGCTCGAACCGATTGTGGCGCTGACCGGGCGCGTACCGCGCGAACTCGCCAACAATGGTACGCCGCCGGTTCGGGTGCAGAAAATCAAACTCGACAATCAGAGTCAAGTCGATGACGTCGTCATTCTGACCCGGCTGAAACATCATCTCGGCAAGCCACTGGATCAACAACAGTTACATACCGATCTGGCCCGATTGCACGGCACCGGCTATTTCGGCTTTATCGATTACCGCATCAATGTCGATGAGTTCAATCAAGCGACAACGGTAATCGAAGTCAACGACCATCCACTCGGTCCGCATTTTCTGCGTTTCGATGTCGCCATTGAGGATTCTTTCCGTGGTGATAGTGAATTCACCATCGGCGCCCGCCATACTTACATGCCGACCAATGCGCTCGGTGGCGAATGGCGCAACGAAGTGCAATTCGGCGACCGCGCGCGCATTTTCACCGAATGGTTTCAACCGTGGACTTACAACGGCAACTGGTTTTCCGGTCTGAGCCTGGAATGGCAACGCCGCAAAATCAATCTGACCGATGGCGAACGTATCCTCGCCGAACTGAAATACACCGGCACCGAAGCCAAACTCTACGGTGGCTATCAGTACCTGACCAATGCCCATGTGCTGGCCGGTATACGCAGTGGTACCGGTGACTTAAAAGAACGCATCGGCATTACCGATATCAACATCCCGGATTTGGATACCGGTGAAGTATTTGTCGAAATCGGCTTCGACAAACTCGACCATCGTTATTTTCCGCAACATGGCCGATCCGGCACGCTGAATGTTGCTCGCGGACTGCAGGCGCTCGGCGCCGATGAGGAATACGATAAATGGACCTTGAACTGGTTCCAGGCATCCACGCGCGGCCGTCACACCTTCGGTTATCAGGTATTGGCCGGCAGCTTCGTTTCTGATGTCGCGCCATTACAAGAAAATTATGAGCTTGGCGGCTTCTTGCGCTTGAGCGGTTTCAATCGCGCCGAATTGGTCGGCCCGCATATGCGCTTGTTCAACGTTTACTATTTGAATCGCCTGAATACCAAAGCCAGTGCCGCGCTCGACACACCCATTTTTCTCGGCGCATCCGTTGAACTCGGCAATATCTGGCAGCAACGCGAAAACATCAGCGTTGATGACACGGTGCTGGCCGGTAGCTTGTTCCTTGGCATGGACACAACGTTCGGGCCACTGTATCTCGCTTATGGCGTCAACGATCAGAATCGCGACGCTTTGTACCTGTTCCTCGGCTCACCGTTCTGA
- a CDS encoding DMT family transporter, protein MSTLNLFIISTLIWGTTWIAITFQIDGVPPEVSVSYRFAIATVLMAALAWFKRSKIWLTWQQQRWMFLLGFLYAINYLFVYRAETQISSGLVAVAGSAILFFNIILARFFFGHAISRELAIGALFGFTGIVILFAPDVLAFSTQHIYGVSFSLISAFGASCANMVAQRNSNEGISITVTNAWWMFWCAVITAIAVPLTGNEFTIPTTTSFWLALFYLAIFGSVIAFSAYLTLLKRLGPGQAGYVAVLTPVVALIVSTLFENLRWQWSIYLGVAFIIAGQMLIIHHRSRMSAAPATPIEPDKNHQT, encoded by the coding sequence TTGAGCACGCTGAACCTGTTCATCATTTCCACACTGATCTGGGGCACCACCTGGATCGCCATTACCTTTCAAATCGATGGTGTGCCGCCAGAAGTATCGGTCAGCTACCGATTTGCCATTGCCACCGTACTGATGGCCGCGCTAGCCTGGTTCAAGCGCTCGAAAATCTGGCTGACCTGGCAGCAACAGCGCTGGATGTTCCTGCTCGGCTTTCTTTACGCCATTAACTATTTGTTCGTCTATCGCGCCGAAACACAAATCAGCTCCGGCTTGGTCGCTGTCGCCGGTTCCGCGATCCTGTTTTTCAATATCATCCTGGCGCGCTTCTTTTTTGGTCACGCTATCAGTCGTGAATTAGCAATTGGTGCGCTGTTCGGTTTCACCGGTATCGTCATTCTGTTCGCACCCGACGTACTGGCATTCTCGACACAGCATATTTACGGCGTCAGCTTTTCGCTGATCTCGGCGTTCGGCGCCTCCTGCGCCAACATGGTCGCCCAGCGCAACAGCAACGAAGGCATTTCGATCACCGTCACCAACGCCTGGTGGATGTTTTGGTGTGCCGTTATCACTGCGATCGCAGTACCATTAACAGGCAACGAATTTACCATTCCGACGACAACGAGCTTCTGGCTGGCGCTGTTTTACCTGGCTATATTTGGTTCGGTGATCGCGTTCAGCGCCTACCTGACGCTGTTGAAACGATTGGGCCCAGGCCAGGCCGGGTACGTCGCCGTACTGACACCAGTGGTCGCCTTAATTGTTTCAACGCTGTTCGAAAATCTGCGTTGGCAATGGTCCATCTATCTTGGCGTGGCGTTCATCATCGCCGGACAGATGTTGATTATTCATCATCGGTCGAGAATGAGCGCAGCGCCTGCAACACCGATTGAACCGGACAAAAATCACCAGACATGA